Genomic DNA from Parvivirga hydrogeniphila:
GCATGACCTCGGCGATGGTCTCCTCGTGCCGGGCACCGTGGCGCCGGAGCCGATCGGCGTGCGCCACGATGAGACGGGTCTCGTGAAGCCCGAGCTTGCTGAAGTGCACGCTCTCCCACTCGTCGCGCGCAAGCGTCGCCCACAGCTCGCCTGCGATGTAGGCCATGTTCGCCACGTCGTCGCGGCTGAGCAGATGCCAGTCCGCCTTCAACCCGTGCCGCCACCGTTCGAGCGACCGCTCCACTGCGCGCTGCTTGTTCACGTGGTAGCGTCGTCTGCCGAGCGACTCGTCGTCGGTTCGGATGCGTTCGTCGAGCATACGTTCCCCCTTGACGTTCCGGAACAGTCCCCCCTCGGCGGTCATGTTCGCCGGACGCTCGCGAGCGCCTGCAAACATGAGGAAGCCTGTGAGAGGCTGAGCCTGGGTTGGCCGGTTCGAACGGCGCGCGGGCGAGGCAGCCGCATGAGCGGCTCACGCGTTCTGCTGAAGGACCCGCTCGACGAACCGGACGAAACGTCGTGCGACGTGTGTGGATGCCTCGGCGGCGTCTTCCGAGAAATCCCCGTGGTAGTCTGCGTTCTCGCGAAGCACACGGGCGCGCTCGATGCCGATTGCGAGCTCGCGGCCCTCATCAGTTGCTGCGTACAGGTCGCGAAACGCCACGAGCAAGCAGTAGTGGCTCTTCTCGGCGTAGCCGGCATGGAGGACAGCTGCGCGCGCAGCGTGGAACATGGCGTAGTACGCAGTTATGGTCGCGCGTTTGACCATGCCGAGCTCAAGCAGCCTTTCTGCATCCTCCAGATCGGAACGGGCGGCATGGAGTTCTCTGCGAACGACGTCGGCGCCGACATCCCGCAGCGGTTTCAGCCCACCACGTTTGAGACACTTCTCAAACTCGCTCATGGCCGCCTCCAGATGACCGTGCCTCGCGCGACGGCCGCCGCGAAGCTCCCGCCCTCAGCGATCAGGCGCATGTGCTCACCCGATGTCATCACCACTGGCTGAAGCCACTGATGGCGCGCAAGCTCCTGAAGCACCGCATCCTTGTCCTCGGCGACCACAAGAAGATCGATGTCGCTGCCTCGGCGATCATCGCCCGTGGCAGAGCTGCCATAGAGCACTGCAAGCACGACCTTGTGGCGAACCGGATAAAGGGCGATACGCGCGCGGCGGATAGAGCGCGCCGCTTTCAGAGCCTTGATGAGCGCGTCCTCCCCGTCGACCCAGTACAGTCGCGACCGACCGATTCGACGGTCCTGAACCAGACCCTGCGTTACGAGCGAGCGCAGCGCGACATGTGCGGTCGCGCGCGGGAGGTCGAGCGAGGCACGGACATCGGACTCGGTGAGCTCTTCGCCACCGGAATCCAGCAACAGCCCGAGAACCCGCTCTTGAACCGTCGGGTTTTCAGTCGTTCTGAACGTGAGTTCATTCAGGATAGATATATGTTCACTCTGAGTAGACATGTAGCCATCATATACGTCTCATCCTGGCCAGGCAACCAGGGCGCTTCCCCCTCGACTCCGAGCGCGCACTGATGACCCTCTCTCGAGCCTCCCGATTGCCGACCCGCGTGTCGCTCCTGGCCCCACGCCCAGCCCCGCAGCCGACCGAGCGATGGTGGGCGGTGAGGGATTCGAACCCCCGGCTTCCTCCTTGTAAGGGAGGCACTCTCCCGCTGAGTTAACCGCCCACGCCGTGCACGCCCTGCATTCTAGCAGGGCTCGCAGACCAGAACGAAAGGCGCCCCGCGTGAGCGAGGCGCCCTGCATGGTCTGGTGCCCCCAAGGGAATTCGAATCCCTGTTGCCGCCTTGAAAGGGCGGAGTCCTTGGCCGCTAGACGATGGGGGCCCGTATGCTCGTGGTGGGCCGTGCAGGTCTCGAACCTGCGACCTTGGGATTAAAAGTCCCCTGCTCTGCCAGCTGAGCTAACGGCCCGCGACCTGGACCGGACCTCCGGCCCGAAGCGCAAAGGGTAGTCTAGCGACTGGTGTGCTCGCGGTCAAACGGGCGCGGACGGCGCACGCGCGAGAAACGCGCGGCAGCTCCGGCGTGAAGCGGTACCATTGTTGCGCGAAGGAGGAACCATGACCGTCCTTGGAGCATCGCTCGAACAGATCGGCCTGCTCGCCGCGCACGTCGCCGGGGGCGCCGCAGCAGGCGTCGTGCTGCAGGCTGTGGGGAGCCGCACGCTCAAGTCGCTCGCCACGAAGGCCGCACGCACCGGAGCACCGATCGTCGCCGGGCTGCGCGGGATGCCCGCGTGGTGGCTCGGCATCGCGGCCGGGCTGCTCCGCCTTCGCGCAGAGCCGCTCGCTCCCGCCGCTGACGCGCTCTTCTCGCGGCTGCTGCTCGTCGCAGGCGGGATCACGCTCACCGTCGCAGCGACGCGCGTCGCGGTCGGCCTTGTGCGCGAGTACGTCCAGTCGCCGGACGGGCCGCTTCCGTCCACGAGCATCTTCGTCAACCTCACGCGCATCGGCGTGGTGGCCTTGGGCGCGCTGCTCGTGCTGAACGCGCTCGGCATCTCGGTGACGCCCGTCCTCACCGCGCTCGGCGTCGGCGGCCTGGCCGTCGCGCTCGCGCTGCAAGACACGCTCTCGAACCTCTTCGCGGGACTCCAGCTGCTCGCATCTCGCCAGATCCGCCCTGGCGACCACATCACGCTCGACACGGGGCAGGAAGGCGTCGTCCAGGACGTCACCTGGCGGTACACGACGCTCCTCGCGCAAGGCGGCAATCTCGTCGTCATGCCCAACGCCAAGCTCGCGCAGTCCATCGTCACCAACCACGCGCTGCCCGAGCAGCCGCTGAGCGTTCCGGTGGAGTTCACGGTGGCGTACGGAAGCGACCTCGACCTCGTCGAACGCGTGGCGTCAGACGTGGCGGCGGCCACGGTGGCCGACCTCGCGCCTGCGCTTGCCGACTACGAGCCTGCTGTCCGCTTCCGTGCCCTGGAGGACTCCGGGATCGGCGTGACGGTCGTCCTCCGCTCGCCCACCTACGCAGACCAGTTCGCGATACGCAGCGAGTTCATCAAGCGCGTGACCGCAGCATTCGCCGAGCACGGCATCGTCATCCCGTACCCGCACCTCGTCGTCGTGAAGTGAGCCCGCCCGCTACTTCGTCTTGAACCTGCTGATGGCCGCGATGAGACGCTCCGTCTCCGCGTCCACGGCGCTCGCGGATTCCGCGAGCTGTTCGGCTGCCGCGGCCGTCTCGTGCGAGCTCACGCTCACCTGCTGCATCGCCTGAACGACCTGGTCGGCGGCGCGGTCCTGCTGCGCGGCCGCTTCTGCGATCTGCTTCGCTGCGAGCGTGGTGTCTTCCATCTGGCGCACGATCTGGTCGAACGCCTCGCGCGATGCGTGGCTCTCGCCGGCTGCCTGCTCCGTGAGCGTCGCTTGGACCTCCGCGAGCTGCTCCAGGCGCCGGATGGCGGCTTCGATGTTCGTCACGAGCTCGTCGATGTGGCCCGCCGACTCGTTGACCGACTCTGCAAGCCCGCGGATCTCGGACGAGACGACCGCGAAGCCCTTGCCCGCCTCGCCGGCACGCGCCGCCTCGATAGCCGCATTGAGCGCGAGGATCTTCGTGCGACCCGCGATGTTGGTGATGATGGCGGTCATCTCCTCGATGTCGCTCGTCACGGAAGCCATCGCAGAAGCCGCTTCTGCCATCTCGCGAGCCTTCGCGGCCACCTCGTCCATCGCGCGCGCCGTCCCTACGACGTGCTTGGCGCCGTCTTGCGCCGACTCGAGCGCGTCTTCGGCGATCCCGAGCACGTGCTTCGCGCCTGCCGTGACCGATTCGAAGCTGCGCACGAGCTCTTCGAGAGCGGCAGTGGACTGGGCCACGGACGACGCTTGCATCGACGAGTGCTCCGCGGACGCTCGCGACGCCGCAGCGATCTCGCCCGCAACGGCGCGAAGCTGCATCACGGCGCTCTCGACCTGGGAGATGATGGTGCGCAGGCCCTTCGTCATCTCGTTGAACGAGCCTGCGAGCTGTTCCACCTCACGGTAGCCCGCCGATGGGACCTGCACGGTGAGGTCGCCGGTGGCGACGCGGCTCGCGGCCTGTTGCATCGCGCTCAGAGGACGGCCCACCGCCCTGCTCACGTTGTACGCAAGGAGCACCACGACGACGATCGCGAGCAGGGCGACGCCGCCCATCGCGAGCGCGTAGGAGCGCGTGGTCCGCACGTATGGCGACTTGTCGACGCCGACGTACAGCATTCCGACGACGTCGCCTGCGCTGTTCTTCAGCGGCTCGTACACGGTGATGTACGTCTTGTTCACGACGAACGCGTCGCCCCGGTACGTCTGCCGCTCCGAGAGCGTCTTCTTGCGCACCGCGTCGGACACGGCGGTCCCGATCGCGCGCTCCCCGGCGGCGTTGCGCACGGTGGTCGCGATCCGCACGCCACGCTGGAAGAGCGTCGCCGTCCCCCCGACCTTCGCAGTCACAGAATCGACGAGGTCGAAGTCCTTCACGAGCGTTCGGACCGCCACCACGCGACGGTCGCCTGCCGGGACCACCGCCACGACCGACAGCGCGCCTTCGTTCTCTCCCGGAACCACGGTGCCGTTGGGCGTCTCTTTCATCGGCACTTCGAGCGAGCCCCGAAGCCCGAGCTTCTCGAGCTCGCTTCCAGGAACGATCTCGATCGACACCGTCGGTTCGCTGGAAGAGAGCCCTCGGACGAGGTAGTTCCACGATGTCGTGAACGGCTGCGTGGCCATGCTCGTGCCCGCCACGGTGCCATCGGGCTCGATGACCGCCGCGTAGGTCAGTCCGAGCGGCCCGGACTGCCTCGAGAGCGCAACGCCGAGCGCGCCGTGCGCCCCATTCTCGCTCTGCGAGATCGCGGGGTCCTGCGCGATGACCCGCGCCGCCGACTCCACCGACCGCATGCGCTCGGCCAGGATGTCGCGCGCCACCTGGATGTGCAGGTCTGCGGCCTGCTGGCCCTGCTCCTCCATGACGCGCGAGAACCGCTGGGCCCCGAAGAGCCCTGCCGCTGCCAGTACGACCACCACAGCCGGGACGAGGCTTGCAAGCAGCCGGGACCGGAACGAGAGCTTCATTGCGAGCGTCCTTTCGCGAGACCGTTCGAGGCCCACACGACGAACTGTAATACCCGTCGGGGTGTGGCGCTAGTGCCTGAAGTGGCGCACGCCGGTGAAGACCATCGCCACGCCAAGCTCGTCCGCACGCGCGATGACTTCCTCGTCGCGGATGGAGCCGCCCGGCTGGATGAGGGCCGTCACCCCGGCCGCCGCGACGACCTCGAGCGTGTCGGCGAACGGGAGGAAGGCGTCGCTCGCCGCGACCGCTCCTGTCGCCTTCTCGCCGGCCGCCTCCACTGCGATGCGGGCCGAGTTCACGCGGTTCATCTGCCCCGCGCCCACACCGACGCTCACGAAGTCGCGCGCGAGCACGATGGCGTTGCTCTTCACGCTCTTGGCGACCTTCCACGCGAAGAGGAGCTGCTCCATCTCCTCCGAGGTCGGCTGCCGCTTCGTCACCACCCGGAACGCCGCGGGATCTTCGGCCACCGCATCTGACGTCTGCACGAGCATGCCGCCTTCCACCGCTCGCGACTCGTAGTGGCCGCCGGTGGGCCGCACGCCGCCCGTGCGGAGCACGCGCAGGTTCGGCTTCGCTGCGAGAAGCTCGAGCGCCCCGGGCTCGAAGTCCGGCGCGATCATCACCTCGACGAACTGCTTGTTCGCTGAGATCGCCTCGACGAGCGCGGCGGGCACGGTCCGGTTGAAGGCCATCACGCCGCCGTACGCGGAGACGGGGTCGGCCTCGTGGGCGCGCTTGTACGCCTCCACGACGTCTGCTGCCACGGCCACGCCGCACGGGTTCGTGTGCTTCACGATCACGCACGCGGGCTCGTCGAACTCGCGCACCGCTGCCCAGCACGCGTCCGTGTCGAGGATGTTGTTGTAGGACAGCTCTTTGCCTTGGATCTGCTCCGCGCGCGCGAGCGTGTGCTCGGCCGCATCGACGAAGCGGTAGAACGCGGCCTGCTGGTGCGGGTTCTCGCCGTACCGCAGGTCCTGCACCTTCTCGAGACGGAAGCGCACCTCGTGCGGGAAGCGCTGCGCGCGGTAGCCCGACAGGTACATCCAGATCGCGCTGTCGTACGCGCTCGTGAGGCGGAAGACCTCCGTGGCGTACGCGCGGCGCGTCGCGAGCGTGGTGCACCCTCCGTTGGCGCGCAGCTCCTCGACGAGCGAGGCGTAGCAGGCGGGGTCCGTGACGACGCACACGCTCGCGAAGTTCTTCGCGGCCGAGCGCAGCATGCTGGGCCCGCCGATGTCGATGTTCTCGATCGCCTCCTCCTCGGTGACCCCGTCGCGCGCGACCGTCTTCTCGAACGCGTAGAGGTTCACGACCACGAGGTCGATCATGCCGATCCCGTGCTCCTCGGCCTGGCGCATGTGCTCGTCGGAGTCACGCCGCGCGAGCAGCCCGCCGTGCACCTTCGGGTGCAGGGTCTTCACCCGACCGTCCATCATCTCCGGGAAGCCCGTGAG
This window encodes:
- a CDS encoding HEPN domain-containing protein, whose amino-acid sequence is MSEFEKCLKRGGLKPLRDVGADVVRRELHAARSDLEDAERLLELGMVKRATITAYYAMFHAARAAVLHAGYAEKSHYCLLVAFRDLYAATDEGRELAIGIERARVLRENADYHGDFSEDAAEASTHVARRFVRFVERVLQQNA
- a CDS encoding nucleotidyltransferase domain-containing protein codes for the protein MLDSGGEELTESDVRASLDLPRATAHVALRSLVTQGLVQDRRIGRSRLYWVDGEDALIKALKAARSIRRARIALYPVRHKVVLAVLYGSSATGDDRRGSDIDLLVVAEDKDAVLQELARHQWLQPVVMTSGEHMRLIAEGGSFAAAVARGTVIWRRP
- a CDS encoding mechanosensitive ion channel family protein, which translates into the protein MTVLGASLEQIGLLAAHVAGGAAAGVVLQAVGSRTLKSLATKAARTGAPIVAGLRGMPAWWLGIAAGLLRLRAEPLAPAADALFSRLLLVAGGITLTVAATRVAVGLVREYVQSPDGPLPSTSIFVNLTRIGVVALGALLVLNALGISVTPVLTALGVGGLAVALALQDTLSNLFAGLQLLASRQIRPGDHITLDTGQEGVVQDVTWRYTTLLAQGGNLVVMPNAKLAQSIVTNHALPEQPLSVPVEFTVAYGSDLDLVERVASDVAAATVADLAPALADYEPAVRFRALEDSGIGVTVVLRSPTYADQFAIRSEFIKRVTAAFAEHGIVIPYPHLVVVK
- a CDS encoding methyl-accepting chemotaxis protein — its product is MKLSFRSRLLASLVPAVVVVLAAAGLFGAQRFSRVMEEQGQQAADLHIQVARDILAERMRSVESAARVIAQDPAISQSENGAHGALGVALSRQSGPLGLTYAAVIEPDGTVAGTSMATQPFTTSWNYLVRGLSSSEPTVSIEIVPGSELEKLGLRGSLEVPMKETPNGTVVPGENEGALSVVAVVPAGDRRVVAVRTLVKDFDLVDSVTAKVGGTATLFQRGVRIATTVRNAAGERAIGTAVSDAVRKKTLSERQTYRGDAFVVNKTYITVYEPLKNSAGDVVGMLYVGVDKSPYVRTTRSYALAMGGVALLAIVVVVLLAYNVSRAVGRPLSAMQQAASRVATGDLTVQVPSAGYREVEQLAGSFNEMTKGLRTIISQVESAVMQLRAVAGEIAAASRASAEHSSMQASSVAQSTAALEELVRSFESVTAGAKHVLGIAEDALESAQDGAKHVVGTARAMDEVAAKAREMAEAASAMASVTSDIEEMTAIITNIAGRTKILALNAAIEAARAGEAGKGFAVVSSEIRGLAESVNESAGHIDELVTNIEAAIRRLEQLAEVQATLTEQAAGESHASREAFDQIVRQMEDTTLAAKQIAEAAAQQDRAADQVVQAMQQVSVSSHETAAAAEQLAESASAVDAETERLIAAISRFKTK
- the purH gene encoding bifunctional phosphoribosylaminoimidazolecarboxamide formyltransferase/IMP cyclohydrolase; translated protein: MDLVKVRRALISVTDKTGVVELARTLADEFGVEVVSTGGTAKVLEEAGVSVRPIEDLTGFPEMMDGRVKTLHPKVHGGLLARRDSDEHMRQAEEHGIGMIDLVVVNLYAFEKTVARDGVTEEEAIENIDIGGPSMLRSAAKNFASVCVVTDPACYASLVEELRANGGCTTLATRRAYATEVFRLTSAYDSAIWMYLSGYRAQRFPHEVRFRLEKVQDLRYGENPHQQAAFYRFVDAAEHTLARAEQIQGKELSYNNILDTDACWAAVREFDEPACVIVKHTNPCGVAVAADVVEAYKRAHEADPVSAYGGVMAFNRTVPAALVEAISANKQFVEVMIAPDFEPGALELLAAKPNLRVLRTGGVRPTGGHYESRAVEGGMLVQTSDAVAEDPAAFRVVTKRQPTSEEMEQLLFAWKVAKSVKSNAIVLARDFVSVGVGAGQMNRVNSARIAVEAAGEKATGAVAASDAFLPFADTLEVVAAAGVTALIQPGGSIRDEEVIARADELGVAMVFTGVRHFRH